One Parcubacteria group bacterium DNA window includes the following coding sequences:
- a CDS encoding YjbQ family protein: MAHHFDKLTIRTAGMLPTSVPNIRLYDITKNITGVVLASKIKHGIVVAQSLHTTAGLLVNENEDGLLQNDFPNLLVSLCPEGTYTHDRPERLATLTNEPVNGVSHLRAALGLLPSVTLIVKHSVVQLGTWQALLFVDCDPVHREERFVDVLVLGEA; the protein is encoded by the coding sequence ATGGCACATCATTTCGACAAGCTGACCATTCGAACGGCAGGGATGCTACCGACAAGTGTGCCCAACATTCGTTTGTACGATATTACAAAAAACATAACAGGGGTAGTACTTGCTTCAAAGATTAAACACGGGATTGTGGTCGCTCAATCACTCCACACAACGGCAGGGCTTCTCGTAAATGAGAACGAAGATGGGTTGCTTCAGAACGACTTCCCAAATCTGTTAGTGTCTCTCTGCCCAGAAGGAACGTATACTCATGACCGCCCCGAGCGACTCGCCACACTAACCAATGAGCCCGTTAATGGTGTGTCGCACTTACGTGCCGCTCTCGGTCTTTTGCCATCAGTTACGCTTATCGTTAAGCATTCTGTGGTACAACTCGGGACATGGCAGGCGCTGCTCTTTGTCGATTGTGACCCTGTTCATCGAGAGGAACGTTTTGTCGATGTACTAGTTCTTGGTGAAGCGTAG
- a CDS encoding DUF1761 domain-containing protein translates to MPEISINFVAVVVAAVVYMGIGMLWYGPLFGKEWRRLIGFSEADMKKMTMTPVQAMVGGFIAALIMSFVLAHDAYVWGLFFGASVGSYLFAFQLAFWIWLGYIATTQLGAVLWEGRPWKLFCLNAANSLVSLIAMALVITFLK, encoded by the coding sequence ATGCCAGAGATAAGTATTAATTTTGTCGCGGTAGTAGTAGCTGCAGTCGTGTATATGGGGATAGGAATGCTTTGGTACGGGCCCTTATTTGGAAAAGAGTGGAGGCGACTCATAGGGTTCTCTGAAGCAGACATGAAGAAGATGACGATGACTCCAGTCCAGGCGATGGTCGGTGGTTTCATTGCCGCGCTCATCATGTCGTTCGTCCTCGCGCACGATGCGTATGTGTGGGGACTCTTCTTCGGGGCTTCTGTCGGATCGTATCTTTTTGCATTCCAGCTTGCTTTCTGGATCTGGCTTGGGTATATCGCAACGACGCAACTCGGAGCTGTCTTATGGGAAGGCCGACCATGGAAACTCTTTTGTCTTAATGCCGCGAACTCACTCGTCTCGCTTATCGCGATGGCGCTCGTCATCACTTTTCTCAAGTAA
- a CDS encoding DUF192 domain-containing protein, whose translation MSKYLGVLIFLVLAVVFARHVFFDANTCGATLPTFASLSLGGAFFDVEIAGTAEERACGLSRRASLPKDRAMLFMFPESGLHGIWMKDMHFPIDILWLDKDLVVVDSARDVSPDSYPTVFHPKREARYVLELSAGAADVLHLKEGDKVTIPN comes from the coding sequence GTGAGTAAATATTTAGGCGTTCTCATTTTTCTTGTCTTAGCAGTAGTATTTGCCCGGCATGTCTTTTTTGATGCTAATACATGTGGTGCGACACTTCCGACATTTGCGTCGTTAAGTCTGGGAGGGGCATTCTTTGATGTAGAAATAGCGGGTACGGCGGAAGAGCGCGCATGCGGGCTCTCCCGTCGTGCTTCTCTCCCAAAGGATCGGGCAATGCTCTTCATGTTTCCCGAAAGTGGCCTTCACGGGATATGGATGAAGGATATGCATTTTCCAATCGATATTCTCTGGCTAGATAAGGACCTCGTTGTTGTTGATTCTGCGCGAGATGTCTCCCCGGACTCATACCCAACCGTGTTTCATCCAAAGCGGGAAGCACGATATGTGCTTGAGCTTTCTGCTGGTGCCGCAGACGTCTTGCATCTCAAAGAGGGGGATAAGGTTACGATCCCCAACTAA